In Chryseobacterium gleum, a single genomic region encodes these proteins:
- a CDS encoding NADH:flavin oxidoreductase/NADH oxidase, with protein MNLFSPIHIRNLTLKNRIVLSPMQQYSAENGIPGNWHLVHLGSRAVGGAGLILTECTAVSEEGLATLSDVGIWNDEQKKAWENIVNFVHEQNAKIGIQLWHAGGKGSLKHPNERMKPLTPEEGAWTVKSSSAHEFNGVFAEELTIDEIQELKTKFVKAALRAVEAGFDTIELHAGHGYLFHQFYSAVINKRQDEYGGSFENRIRFLVETVQEIRKVIPAEMPLFVRISAVDYIESDKAWTLEDSIKLSEILKENGVDFITASGGGFTNVSKDKVFPGYQVPFAKAIKEQTGILTGAVGMITEAEQANDIIAKGDADLVIIAREHLRDPYFAIHSAKTLGIETEIPWQYKRAY; from the coding sequence ATGAATTTATTTTCACCCATACACATTCGCAATCTTACCCTAAAGAACAGAATTGTACTATCTCCAATGCAGCAATACAGTGCTGAAAACGGAATTCCCGGCAACTGGCACCTTGTCCATCTCGGAAGTCGTGCTGTTGGCGGCGCAGGATTAATTCTTACCGAATGTACAGCTGTTTCAGAAGAAGGTCTGGCTACATTATCTGATGTAGGAATCTGGAATGATGAGCAGAAAAAAGCCTGGGAAAACATCGTGAATTTTGTACATGAGCAGAATGCCAAAATAGGAATTCAACTCTGGCACGCCGGAGGAAAAGGAAGCCTGAAACATCCCAATGAAAGAATGAAACCCCTAACTCCGGAAGAAGGTGCCTGGACGGTAAAATCCTCCTCAGCTCACGAGTTCAACGGAGTTTTTGCAGAAGAGCTCACCATTGATGAGATCCAGGAACTGAAGACGAAATTCGTTAAAGCAGCTCTTCGTGCCGTTGAAGCAGGTTTTGATACCATTGAACTTCACGCAGGCCATGGTTATTTATTTCATCAGTTTTATTCCGCAGTGATCAATAAAAGACAGGATGAATATGGCGGAAGTTTTGAGAACAGAATCCGTTTTCTTGTAGAAACCGTTCAGGAAATCAGGAAAGTTATTCCTGCTGAAATGCCTCTGTTCGTAAGAATTTCTGCAGTTGACTATATAGAATCGGATAAAGCCTGGACTCTGGAAGACAGCATTAAACTTTCAGAAATCCTTAAAGAAAACGGTGTAGATTTCATTACGGCATCCGGCGGAGGATTTACCAATGTAAGCAAGGATAAAGTATTTCCGGGATATCAGGTTCCTTTTGCAAAAGCGATTAAAGAACAGACCGGGATTTTAACAGGAGCTGTCGGAATGATTACAGAAGCAGAACAGGCCAATGATATTATTGCCAAAGGAGATGCAGATCTGGTAATCATTGCCCGGGAACATCTTAGAGATCCTTATTTTGCTATTCATTCTGCCAAGACATTAGGTATTGAAACAGAAATTCCGTGGCAGTATAAAAGAGCATATTAA
- a CDS encoding antibiotic biosynthesis monooxygenase gives MENQGASVVITHHILDGKQSQYEKWLDEIVPVTKHSEGFIDLQIIRPIPDLTFVYTVIIRFDTINHLKSWMESDNRKKLIEKANPLFRKNDHYQIRSGLDFLFTTENEGNKVPVRWKQFLATWSAIYPLSVLIPALIIPFLRFLHIPANHYSDGFINSGIIVFLMVFAVMPNYTRLIKKWLYK, from the coding sequence ATGGAAAATCAGGGTGCCTCCGTAGTGATTACCCATCATATTCTGGATGGAAAACAATCACAGTATGAAAAATGGCTGGACGAAATTGTGCCTGTCACCAAACATTCTGAAGGCTTTATTGATCTGCAGATTATTCGGCCGATTCCCGATCTGACTTTTGTGTATACCGTCATTATCCGTTTTGATACGATTAACCATCTTAAAAGCTGGATGGAATCGGATAACCGGAAAAAACTCATTGAGAAAGCGAATCCGCTGTTCAGGAAAAACGACCATTATCAGATCAGATCCGGGCTTGATTTTCTTTTTACGACAGAAAATGAAGGGAATAAAGTTCCGGTACGCTGGAAACAGTTTCTGGCAACGTGGTCTGCCATTTATCCGCTGTCTGTACTTATTCCTGCTTTGATCATTCCTTTTTTACGGTTTTTACATATTCCAGCCAATCATTATTCCGACGGATTCATCAATTCCGGAATTATTGTTTTTCTGATGGTGTTTGCCGTCATGCCCAATTATACCAGACTGATCAAAAAATGGCTGTATAAATAA
- a CDS encoding cupin domain-containing protein produces the protein MNPSSLSFRYGLEKKEPRTSDGGTTRGASVKEFPASVGIAGVSMRLQPGSMRELHWHANAAEWAYVISGTVRTTIIHPDGRSYTDNFEPGDVWYFPKGYGHSIQATGTEECHFILIFDNGNFSEDHTFSVTDFVSSMPPEIVAQNLGLSLEEVAELPQKEVYFAAGVVPDELSVHATARPEESDIELISLHRYPLHSQQPRIIPGGGLQRLVTSKEFPISTTMAGSVLELQPGALREMHWHPNADEWQYFISGQAEMSVFLAEGVSVTEQFNAGDVGYVPMGAGHYIKNTGDTVCKVLIGFNSGTYESIDISEWLAGNPKDVVITNFGLKEGEIEKFPEKKVFIKPGK, from the coding sequence ATGAATCCTTCATCATTAAGTTTCAGATACGGATTAGAAAAAAAAGAACCGCGTACCAGTGACGGTGGTACAACAAGAGGTGCTTCCGTAAAAGAATTCCCTGCTTCTGTAGGCATTGCAGGAGTTTCCATGAGATTACAGCCCGGAAGTATGAGAGAACTTCACTGGCATGCCAATGCCGCAGAATGGGCGTATGTGATTTCAGGAACGGTGCGTACCACCATTATCCATCCGGACGGACGAAGTTATACTGATAATTTTGAACCCGGTGACGTATGGTATTTCCCGAAAGGCTACGGACATTCCATCCAGGCTACCGGAACAGAGGAATGCCACTTTATCCTGATTTTTGACAACGGTAATTTTTCGGAAGACCATACCTTCAGTGTTACAGATTTTGTTTCAAGTATGCCTCCTGAAATTGTTGCACAGAATTTAGGACTAAGCCTTGAAGAAGTAGCAGAACTTCCTCAGAAAGAAGTTTACTTTGCAGCAGGAGTTGTTCCGGATGAACTCTCCGTGCATGCCACAGCCCGTCCTGAGGAATCAGACATTGAACTGATAAGTCTTCACCGCTATCCTCTGCATTCCCAGCAGCCAAGAATCATTCCCGGCGGAGGTCTCCAAAGATTGGTTACGAGTAAGGAATTTCCGATCAGCACCACAATGGCAGGTTCTGTACTGGAGCTGCAGCCCGGAGCTTTAAGAGAAATGCACTGGCATCCTAATGCCGATGAGTGGCAGTATTTTATATCCGGACAGGCAGAAATGTCGGTATTCCTGGCAGAAGGAGTTTCTGTTACAGAACAGTTCAATGCCGGTGATGTGGGCTATGTCCCTATGGGAGCCGGGCATTATATCAAAAATACCGGAGATACCGTCTGTAAAGTATTGATCGGATTTAATAGCGGCACCTATGAGTCCATTGATATCAGCGAGTGGCTGGCAGGAAACCCTAAAGATGTGGTCATTACGAATTTCGGGCTGAAGGAAGGAGAAATAGAAAAATTTCCGGAAAAGAAAGTATTCATCAAACCTGGAAAATAA
- a CDS encoding YoaK family protein, producing MLPETKILLPDKIVRTQEKLAVFLAFIAGYTDATGLIQWKTYVSFMSGNTTQLGAAVFSEKYGVIISSVIVISFFLAGIYTGTCLSLSKKLRSTKMIFYTVSGIMVLYSISDYYEDIANEVSIAVIGFSMGLMNTIVTSVGNQKINTDFVTGTLNSLARTAALFVMSDHAEERKEYKVNIFHLLFLWMGFLSGASAAPFLLFYSGNWTLIFPAALLLICAFTIPIPTFKN from the coding sequence GTGCTTCCGGAAACAAAAATCCTGCTTCCTGACAAAATCGTCAGAACGCAGGAGAAACTGGCAGTATTCCTTGCTTTTATCGCAGGATATACAGATGCTACAGGACTGATACAATGGAAAACCTACGTTTCTTTTATGAGCGGCAATACAACCCAGTTAGGTGCAGCAGTTTTTAGTGAAAAATATGGTGTTATCATCAGTTCTGTCATTGTAATCAGCTTTTTTCTGGCGGGGATTTATACAGGAACGTGTCTATCATTATCAAAGAAGCTCAGAAGCACAAAGATGATCTTCTATACAGTTTCCGGAATCATGGTCCTTTACAGTATCAGTGATTATTATGAAGATATTGCCAATGAAGTGTCTATAGCTGTTATCGGTTTCTCAATGGGTCTTATGAACACCATTGTCACTTCGGTAGGTAACCAAAAGATCAACACCGATTTTGTGACAGGAACTTTAAACAGCCTGGCAAGAACAGCTGCTCTTTTTGTGATGAGTGATCACGCAGAGGAGCGGAAGGAATACAAAGTAAATATTTTTCATTTGTTATTCTTATGGATGGGCTTTCTCTCCGGTGCTTCAGCAGCTCCTTTCCTGCTCTTTTATTCAGGAAACTGGACACTGATCTTTCCGGCAGCCTTACTGCTCATCTGTGCATTCACAATACCAATTCCAACGTTTAAAAACTAA
- a CDS encoding redoxin domain-containing protein → MLQKNMVAPDFTLFATPDQKITLSEFRGRNVILAFYPADWSPVCSDQMALYNEMLKYFKKYDAEIFGISVDSKWCHLAFSQSRNLHFPLLADFEAKGETARKYGVYNDDEGECNRALFVITKDGLIEWSYLSPTAINPGADGILEALENLNTK, encoded by the coding sequence ATGCTACAAAAAAATATGGTTGCCCCTGATTTTACATTATTTGCAACCCCGGATCAGAAGATTACCTTATCCGAATTCAGAGGACGAAACGTTATCCTTGCATTTTACCCGGCAGACTGGAGCCCGGTGTGTAGTGACCAGATGGCATTGTACAACGAAATGCTGAAGTATTTCAAAAAATATGATGCGGAAATTTTCGGAATTTCCGTAGACAGCAAATGGTGCCACCTGGCATTTTCACAATCCAGAAACCTGCACTTTCCACTGCTTGCAGACTTTGAAGCCAAAGGAGAAACAGCCAGGAAATATGGTGTTTACAATGACGACGAAGGAGAATGCAACAGAGCCCTGTTTGTCATCACTAAAGACGGTCTCATCGAATGGAGCTATCTCTCTCCCACCGCCATCAATCCTGGCGCAGACGGAATTTTAGAAGCATTAGAAAACCTTAACACGAAATAA
- a CDS encoding DsbA family protein: MSLKPSVSNADHTQGNSDASLVIVEYGDYQCPYCGAAYPVLKELMKEFGNQIRFVFRNFPLSEMHQYARTAALAAEAAALQGKFWEMHDAIYENQEYLNADLPLKLAEKLGLNIPQFKADIHKKELAEKVDTDFESGIISGVNGTPSFFINGNKFNGGAEDLFQLVRENAAY, encoded by the coding sequence ATGTCACTTAAACCATCAGTCAGCAATGCTGACCACACTCAGGGCAACTCAGATGCCAGCTTAGTCATTGTAGAATACGGGGATTATCAGTGTCCTTACTGCGGAGCAGCCTATCCGGTTCTTAAAGAATTAATGAAAGAATTCGGAAATCAGATCAGATTTGTATTCAGAAATTTTCCGCTGTCAGAAATGCATCAGTATGCAAGAACGGCAGCGCTGGCGGCAGAAGCGGCAGCTTTGCAGGGAAAATTCTGGGAAATGCATGATGCTATTTATGAAAACCAAGAATATCTGAATGCTGATCTTCCGTTAAAGCTTGCAGAAAAACTGGGTTTAAATATCCCTCAGTTCAAAGCTGATATTCATAAGAAGGAATTAGCAGAAAAGGTAGATACAGACTTTGAAAGCGGTATCATCAGCGGCGTGAACGGAACGCCTTCATTTTTCATTAACGGAAATAAATTCAATGGCGGTGCAGAAGATCTTTTTCAATTGGTACGAGAAAATGCAGCCTATTAA
- a CDS encoding alpha/beta fold hydrolase, whose product MVTHDRRGHGRSSQNIYNHTIEQYASDAAELVEFLDLKDVVHIGHSTGGGEVIRYVNKYSNGRAKKAVLISAIPPVMVKSENNPDGVPMEVFDNIREQTMNNRNQFYYDLTFPFYGYNREGANVKDGIQRNWWRQGLMGGIVAHYDGIKAFSETDLTEDLKAVDIPVLVMHGEDDQIVPIANAALKSIKLLKNGKLITYPGFPHGMPTTEHPTINKDLLEFIRS is encoded by the coding sequence GTGGTTACCCACGACAGAAGAGGCCACGGGCGTTCCAGCCAGAATATCTACAATCACACTATTGAACAATATGCATCTGATGCTGCAGAACTGGTTGAATTTTTAGACTTGAAAGATGTTGTACACATCGGACATTCAACAGGTGGTGGTGAAGTGATCCGTTATGTGAATAAATATTCCAATGGAAGAGCTAAGAAAGCGGTTCTGATCAGCGCCATTCCACCGGTAATGGTGAAAAGTGAGAATAATCCTGACGGCGTTCCTATGGAGGTTTTCGACAATATAAGGGAACAGACGATGAACAACAGAAATCAGTTTTACTATGATCTGACTTTCCCTTTCTACGGCTACAACAGAGAAGGAGCGAACGTAAAAGATGGAATTCAGAGAAACTGGTGGAGACAAGGGCTAATGGGAGGAATCGTGGCACATTATGATGGGATCAAAGCCTTTTCAGAAACCGATTTAACCGAAGACTTAAAAGCTGTTGACATTCCTGTTTTGGTAATGCATGGCGAAGATGACCAGATCGTTCCTATTGCCAATGCGGCATTAAAATCAATTAAATTATTAAAGAACGGAAAGCTGATCACGTATCCGGGATTCCCTCATGGTATGCCGACTACAGAGCATCCAACCATCAACAAAGACCTTCTTGAATTTATCAGATCTTAA
- a CDS encoding sigma-54 interaction domain-containing protein — protein MSKPSDPNAEMMKRLQEMQKEQLMISRLTKELSTILDKKQLQLVINTSFKTELGFNDCMMIRDIKGNIEILGIGTENQNHTTDQQLDRYVKNCLDSAELLLFDLKELSPLPSCFTKAKNSGMRMAVGLGLPAVSESKNVLFLFYKSFISRDTIPERILNGISTQLSITFHNIDVQEQLKTFQGNIRDFPKEVKEEKKSEHGFHGIVGQSEAMQFIFEQITQVAPSQSNVIIFGETGTGKELIAQAVHELSEFSGKKMIRINCAAIPANLIESELFGHEKGSFTGATEQRKGKFEQAHNSTIFLDEIGELPLELQARLLRVLQEKEIERIGGNKRIKVNARIITATNRNLEKEVAEGRFRLDLYYRLNVFPIELPPLRERKEDIPLLADYFLEKLYPKTGKKINGFSQNVVKMMMANPWLGNIRELENMVERSMLTAKGDIIREMDFPKVINYQNTDQEVQVKTLQEFEKEYILKIIKKCNGRIFGEIGAAKLLGLPPTTLISKMQKLGIEKKHYFRESE, from the coding sequence ATGAGTAAGCCTTCTGATCCCAATGCAGAAATGATGAAACGCCTGCAGGAAATGCAGAAAGAACAGCTTATGATTTCCCGTTTAACCAAAGAGTTGTCTACCATTTTAGATAAGAAACAGCTTCAGCTTGTTATCAATACATCTTTCAAAACTGAACTGGGATTCAATGATTGTATGATGATCAGGGATATAAAAGGAAATATTGAAATATTAGGCATCGGGACTGAAAATCAGAATCATACCACAGACCAACAGCTTGACAGGTATGTAAAAAACTGTCTTGATTCTGCGGAGCTTCTTCTTTTTGATCTTAAAGAACTGTCACCCCTTCCTTCCTGTTTTACCAAAGCTAAAAATTCGGGGATGCGGATGGCTGTCGGATTGGGACTGCCGGCTGTCAGTGAAAGTAAAAATGTACTCTTTCTTTTCTACAAAAGCTTTATTTCAAGAGATACAATTCCGGAAAGAATTTTAAACGGTATTTCTACCCAGCTTTCCATTACCTTCCATAATATAGATGTTCAGGAACAGTTGAAAACATTTCAGGGAAATATCCGGGACTTTCCGAAAGAAGTTAAAGAAGAAAAGAAAAGCGAACACGGCTTTCATGGAATTGTGGGACAAAGTGAAGCCATGCAGTTCATTTTTGAACAGATTACACAGGTAGCTCCTTCACAATCCAACGTGATTATCTTTGGAGAGACGGGTACAGGAAAAGAACTTATAGCACAGGCGGTTCATGAACTTTCGGAATTTTCGGGAAAGAAAATGATCAGGATAAACTGTGCGGCTATTCCTGCCAATTTAATAGAATCTGAACTTTTCGGGCATGAAAAAGGAAGCTTTACTGGAGCAACAGAGCAGCGGAAAGGAAAGTTTGAACAGGCCCATAACAGCACTATTTTCCTGGATGAAATTGGTGAACTTCCTCTGGAATTACAAGCGAGGCTTCTGAGGGTTCTTCAGGAAAAAGAAATTGAAAGAATCGGGGGAAACAAAAGGATTAAGGTGAATGCGCGGATCATTACGGCCACCAACAGGAATCTTGAAAAAGAAGTGGCGGAAGGAAGATTCAGGCTGGATCTGTATTACCGTTTGAATGTATTTCCTATTGAACTGCCTCCGCTGAGAGAAAGAAAAGAGGATATTCCTTTGCTGGCAGACTATTTCCTTGAAAAACTCTATCCTAAGACAGGCAAAAAGATTAATGGTTTTTCTCAGAACGTAGTCAAAATGATGATGGCTAATCCATGGTTGGGTAATATCCGTGAACTGGAAAATATGGTTGAAAGAAGTATGCTGACGGCAAAAGGGGATATCATCAGGGAAATGGATTTTCCGAAAGTTATCAATTACCAAAATACAGATCAGGAGGTTCAGGTTAAAACGCTTCAGGAATTTGAAAAGGAATATATTCTAAAAATAATCAAAAAATGTAACGGCCGTATTTTCGGGGAAATAGGCGCTGCCAAATTACTGGGATTGCCTCCGACAACGCTTATTTCCAAAATGCAGAAACTTGGAATAGAGAAAAAACATTATTTCAGGGAGTCTGAATAA
- a CDS encoding TMEM175 family protein, with the protein MEKETLRIEGFSDGVFAIAVTLLVLDLHFPEEHSIQNGNDLLVFLKNQWPAFLAFILSFFSIFIMWVNHHKIFKQIYIRNSAIMFANGLILFLVSAVSYPTALLARYFDGEASSVVVALYTGIFVLINLAYNLLWFLATRNKKLLRPGITDAAIKKIHNNYLYGLPIYVIALILSFWIPAVSLMIILGLWIFWALSSGKIEMGLYKDYSDSLK; encoded by the coding sequence ATGGAAAAAGAAACGCTCAGAATAGAAGGGTTCAGCGATGGTGTTTTTGCAATAGCCGTTACGCTTTTGGTGCTGGATCTTCATTTTCCTGAAGAACATTCAATACAGAACGGGAATGATCTGCTGGTCTTTCTGAAGAATCAATGGCCGGCATTTCTGGCATTTATCCTTTCATTTTTCAGTATTTTTATCATGTGGGTAAACCATCATAAGATTTTCAAACAGATCTACATCAGGAATTCTGCAATTATGTTTGCCAATGGACTGATCCTTTTTCTGGTTTCGGCAGTTTCTTATCCGACCGCTTTGCTGGCAAGGTATTTTGATGGTGAAGCTTCCTCTGTTGTTGTAGCGCTTTATACCGGTATTTTTGTCCTGATCAATCTTGCTTACAATTTATTATGGTTTCTGGCCACACGGAATAAAAAACTTTTGCGTCCCGGTATTACCGATGCGGCTATAAAAAAGATCCATAATAATTATTTATATGGGCTTCCCATCTATGTTATTGCTTTAATCCTGTCGTTCTGGATACCGGCGGTTTCTTTGATGATCATTTTAGGACTCTGGATTTTCTGGGCTTTGTCTTCCGGGAAAATAGAAATGGGGCTTTACAAAGATTATTCAGACTCCCTGAAATAA
- a CDS encoding sigma-54-dependent transcriptional regulator has protein sequence MKEKILIVEDEFIVANDLKLMLMKAGYQVTGIASSVVQARKLIADNKPDWVLLDIILKGDLTGIDLAWELREMNLPFLYISANTNQSTLEAVKETQPYGFMVKPFRERDMIVMLDIARYRYDMERGCELCTDTGNNEVIEGIIGKSKVLQDVVEKIRVVAPTDTSVLVVGESGTGKEKVAHSVHELSERKAHPIVVVNCAALPHALIESELFGHEKGSFTGANTLRIGKFEQANGGTVFLDEIGELPLDSQVKLLRVLQEKEIERLGGNNTVKVNVRIVAATNRSLEKEVAEGRFRLDLYYRLNVFPIELPPLRERKEDIVLLAHFFLNKYAAASRRNITSISEKALEQLLNYQWPGNIRELEHLIERSVLLAKTTEIESFDLPKIIEKPTEIQGPLKSLEDMERDHIMSALQTSNGKVSGPGGAAELLKIQAQTLYSKMKKLGIDKGYK, from the coding sequence ATGAAAGAAAAAATATTAATTGTAGAAGATGAATTTATTGTAGCCAATGATCTGAAACTGATGCTGATGAAAGCCGGTTATCAGGTCACGGGTATTGCATCTTCAGTGGTTCAGGCCAGAAAACTGATTGCAGATAATAAGCCGGATTGGGTGCTTCTTGATATCATCTTAAAAGGTGACCTCACAGGAATCGATCTTGCCTGGGAACTGCGTGAAATGAATCTTCCTTTTCTTTATATTTCAGCCAATACCAACCAGTCTACTCTGGAAGCAGTGAAAGAAACACAGCCTTACGGATTTATGGTAAAACCCTTCCGGGAACGTGACATGATTGTTATGCTTGACATTGCCAGATACCGCTATGACATGGAAAGAGGCTGTGAATTGTGTACTGATACCGGAAATAACGAAGTCATTGAAGGAATTATCGGGAAAAGCAAGGTACTTCAGGATGTTGTTGAAAAAATAAGGGTGGTAGCTCCTACAGATACGTCTGTTCTGGTGGTCGGGGAAAGCGGAACAGGAAAGGAAAAAGTAGCCCATTCCGTTCATGAGCTTTCAGAACGTAAAGCCCATCCTATTGTTGTGGTCAACTGTGCCGCCCTGCCGCATGCGCTTATCGAATCTGAGCTTTTCGGACACGAAAAAGGAAGTTTCACCGGAGCCAATACATTGAGGATCGGAAAATTTGAACAAGCCAACGGTGGAACCGTCTTCCTGGATGAAATAGGGGAGCTGCCACTGGATTCACAGGTTAAATTACTGAGAGTTTTACAGGAAAAAGAAATTGAACGGCTGGGAGGAAATAATACGGTTAAAGTAAACGTAAGAATTGTAGCTGCTACCAACCGTTCCCTGGAAAAAGAAGTGGCAGAAGGAAGATTCAGGCTGGATCTGTATTACCGTTTGAATGTTTTCCCTATTGAGCTGCCTCCGCTGAGAGAAAGAAAGGAAGATATCGTCTTGCTGGCCCATTTTTTCCTGAATAAATATGCCGCTGCTTCGAGAAGAAATATCACATCCATCAGTGAAAAAGCATTAGAACAGCTGTTAAATTATCAATGGCCTGGCAATATCCGTGAGCTGGAGCATCTTATTGAAAGAAGTGTTCTTCTGGCCAAGACCACAGAAATAGAAAGCTTCGATCTGCCCAAAATCATTGAAAAGCCTACAGAAATACAAGGGCCACTGAAATCATTGGAAGATATGGAAAGAGATCATATCATGAGTGCGCTTCAGACTTCCAACGGAAAAGTTTCCGGGCCGGGTGGCGCTGCAGAGCTGCTGAAGATACAAGCTCAGACTTTATATTCCAAAATGAAAAAACTGGGAATTGACAAAGGCTATAAATAA